The nucleotide window GAACAGGTTTACCCACCGCTATCACACCCAACCTTATCCCAACAAATACGGCTGCCCACACATTTCCCGTCCATTGATTCTTCTTCTTCCCTAGGAATCCCCTTCAATTTCTTCTCATCGCATGTCTACACCTTGCATCGTTGTCTTCGCAGGGGTATACATGTCGTACATCACCTCCAACGAGCACACCCTCGGCGGGAGCAAGATAGCTACACCGTCCGCTGGGACGACAAGCGCGCCGCCACCAGCGTCCTCCTCTCCAAGGTATGCACACCAGCGTCCGACCGGTAATTCATCTGATCCAATCAAGACTACCGACATGGTTTGCTCAAGCACGCACGATGGTGATCCGTCATTTTTTTACACAGGTGCTGTTGTAGAATAGGGGCGGAGGGCTTGTGCACATACAAGGTTCACACCGACAAATACATCCAGTGCAATGCTTTGCAACTAGGGTTATGTTTCTGAAACATTTGTGTTGTTGCAATGGTTTGCAGCGGGGTTGTGTGTTTAAAACATCTGCGATATTGCAACAGTGGTCACAGTGCGATTTCTGTAACATAAGTATTGTTTCAAAGGGGGGAATGGTTCATACGAGATTGCAACAATGCTCCTGCTGCAGAGGATCGAGTGCAACACTTGGCTTGTTGCAAAGGCCGACACTCACATGGGAGAGATAAGATGACTTATCGTGACTCCATCAAACAATTGTCGAGACGATGGATCTCTTTAGATTATCATCCGACCAACACGTATCACTGTTCTAATAATAACTATCTCTAGAGTTTAACTGTCTTCTTATATTACTCCCTATGTCTCATATTGTAAGATGCTTTTTGACACTAATGCGGTGTTAAAAAAtatcttatattatgagacggagagggtagtttaTAGAGAAGTAGTAGTTTTCAAAAATATTATTAAGATTGAAGTTATACGGGAGGCTAAGGAATGAGACAAAAGCTGGCTCCAGCTCCCTTGACACGAGCGCACCTGCAGCGTTGGATCGTGGATCCAATGGTTAGCAAATTTTACGGTGCTCCGAGATAGGAAAGAAACGAGACAAAAACTGGCTCCAGCTCCGGTCTCCAGCCAGAATCCTGCCCAAACTCCTGGATCCCTCCTTACCAGAGCGCACCGTTAAAAACGCCACGTGCCAAACTAAACCTTTGCCCCAGCGCGACACCCCATCTTCTCCGGTTGTGAGGCCCCgtgctgcctcctcctcctctctctctctaccgACGCCGCCCCCGCCAGAGAGAAACCCTAGCCTAGGGttccacgcgccgccgccgccgccgacgtcgACCCCGCGTCGCCCTCCCCCCGAGCTCGCCATGGACGCGGGCCGCAAGAGGGCCGTGCCGGAGGGCACCAACGGCGGCGCCGCCGTCAAGCGCGCCAGAGGTGAGCAGCCTCGttctcgcccccccccccccccccccccccccctcctggTTTCTGGTTTCGTTGCCCCTGCTCTGGCTGGATGGGGCTCCTTAGGGTTTTCGTTCCCGTCCCTTTGCCGGATCTGGGAGGCGCTGGTTCGCTTCGTTGCGTGGGTGGCGAGAAGCCGGGTTTTGGTTGATGGATGGGACGGGGATATCGGGGGCTGCTAGGAGCTTGTAGCGAGCCTGAAATTTTCTGCGGTCTGTATTGAACGGGTTTCATGGCTTGCTGCCGTGTAGGTTCTTGCGGGgatttgttttgtttttttttcttccaaAGATCTGAAGATGTGATTCGCTTGCTTTTTTCCCGGGGGAGGGGGTTGGGGCAAATTATTAGCAGGATCTAGGCTAGTCCTATTCTGGTAGAGAGGATCCTTTCTTAAATGTTCTGTTGTGTTAATTACAAGCCACGCTGACGTTGGCATCCGGTGCCCAAAGCAGAAATATACGGATAGTCCTAATTTAAATCGTTGGCATAGCTCTGCTTGGGGTACTGGAGTTAATTCCAGCATTTAGTTTTTATTACAATATCTCTGTGCTAGTATTAAATTATTAAATTATTAGTATATGTTTTCTTACAAGTGCCAAGATTTTAGTAAAATCAACACGGTATTAACTGGTGGAAGTAATAAATTTGGTGTAGCAGAATCGGAGTCGGTTCAAACGGGTGTAGGAAGCAAATCGAAGCCATGCACCAAATTTTTCAGGTTATAATCCAACCTAAAATCCACTCCCACCTGGTAAcatctattattattattatgcaATTTGCTGTTATTTTTCATTAAAATTCTGCTATCTTGCTAAAAATTGTTATTGATGCTAACGAATGGGTCAAGCAAGGTTCTACTACAGGTTCCTCATCTAACTCAAGCTTAAGAATGAATATCCAGTGGAGTAAAAATTAGTACAGCCGGTGTGTATATCGTTGTGAAAATTGGAAGAATGCAACAAGAATTATAAGGATATGTAACTTGCTTTCAGATGGAAAATCAGTCAGTAACACAATGGCACAGATTCACCTGCAGAAACCAAGATAAGAAGATCGAACATGTTAATGGGGAGCAATTGAGTGTTCATCTAGATCGTTGATAATCCAGTATCACTCATGGATGTTTTGACTATCTAGTACCAATGCCATACctacttgcaaagatatttttaTTTTATATATTTATAATTTCCAGTTTATGATGTTAAGCTATCTTTGGTTTTGTTATAAGTTACAAAGTGTCTTCATTATGTAGAGGTAATCAGGTATCATGGAAGTAGAATAGCTCACAACAATATTGGAAGATAAAATTGAAAACACTTCTTATTGAGAAACTACAACATTACTCTAAAATGTACTCTGCTATTTTGATATTCTATATATTTATGACATAAAAATTGACTGTAGTAGATATATGATGAAGCATCTGTGGTTGTCCACATAGTAGTGATACTGTGTGTACACATCAAACATAGGATCTAAGTGTCGTCTGTACACTACACATCAGAAGTAGAATCTAAGTGTCGTCTGTACACTACACATCAAAAGTAGAATCTAAGTGTCCCCATAGTACTGATAATGTTTGGTTCTTTTCATTCACCAGATGCCTCTCATTAGTTAATATAATAATACTGTCATCTTGTTCAACTAAATAGATCATGATCTTTTTTCATCAGTATTGGCTGCATTATAAATCATCGGTCGTGTTACAGTTTAGATTGTTGTGTAAGTTCGCTTGCTTATGTGATACTCTCTGTGTGCAGCACTGCTGGTTGTCCCTTTGGTTCAAGTTGCCATTTTCTCCATAACTTCCCTGGAGGTCACCAGGCTGTTTCAAAGATGACCAACTTGGGTGGTCCAGCTGTTTCAGCTCCTCAAGGAAGAATGCCCATGGGACCTGGTGTTCCTGATGGGCCACCTACACCCAGCTTGAAGACTCGCTTGTGTAACAAGTTCAACACAGCAGAAGGCTGTAAATGGGGGAACAAGTGTCATTTTGCTCATGGAGAGAGGGAGCTCGGAAAGCCCATGCTGTTGAACAACTCGATGGCACCTCCAATGGGACCAAGACCCAACGGTCACTTCCAGCCCTCACCGATGCCTGGCCCAGACATGGTTCCTCCCTCAACCTTTGGCGCATCGGCCACAGCCAAGATCAGTGTTGATGCATCCCTTGCTGGCGCCATTATTGGGAAAGGTGGAGTCAACACGAAGCACATATCCCGAATGACTGGGGCCAAGCTAGCCATCCGGGATAATGAGGCAGACCCCAACCATAAAAACATTGAGCTCGAGGGATCGTTCGATCAGGTCAACCATGCGAGTGCAATGGTGAAAGAGCTGATTCTCCGCATTGGCGGCAACGCCCCTCCTCAAGCAAAGAACCCGGGGAGGGGGCCTGCAGGTGGTGGTGGGGGAAGCAACTTCAAGACCAAGCTGTGTGACAACTTCAACAAAGGCTCTTGCACATTTGGAGACAGATGCCACTTCGCTCATGGTGAGAGTGAACTGCGCAAGTCGGCTGCGGCTTGAGGGATGCTTTTCTTTTTTCATGGCTTTTCATGATTAATAGTGACTAGCAAAGCCTGAGCTCCAAATCCGAGGCCACTCACCCATGGTCATGTTGAGTTGCATAAGCCTGTTGTTGATTGATTGGGAGATACTGTCATGGCTTGGTTTTGATCAGCTCGCTGTAACTGATAGATGTCCGAGAATGGATTTGCTTTTGAGGTTTATTATAGGCTTAGTGTATTGCCGTCTTTTTTTTCTCTCTGCTCTGCATCCAATTTTTGTACTGTTTCTAAGGCATTTTAATATGGCAAATTTAGCGATTCTATTTCTGGAGAGTTATAGAATCAAAGCCAGTATCTTTCGTGTGATGTTCTTGGTCAGTCTGGGACCGAACATCCTTGGTATTTAGATTATAAGCCAAAATTTTATTATCTTTCACCTCTTTTTTTCCCTTTAATTTTTGACAATGAACTACTATTGCATTCGGTTTGGATACAATAAGATTGTTGATCCGGAGCATCATCTAGCCACAGCGTCCAGTCACCATCCAATCTCGTTAAGACTTAATGATGAATCAAAAGAATCGATAACCCTAACGGTTTGCCTCACCCAAACGTGGTGGTGCCGCCAGAGAGTAAGTTGCTGAATGGCGTAAATTGTTTCCCTTTGTCCAGACGAGTGATAATTGCCGCTTGCTCTTAGTACAAGTATATTTTTCGCTGGATGTTCTTGGTCAGTTTGAGATGGAACACCCTTGGTATGTTCAGGGTATCTAATCAAGCAGCTGAAAGCATAACAGCTGTATAATAACGAGCCAGGTAGCTCAAGATAACTGCTTAAAAATCCAGCAGTAAACCAACACTGCAAACTCATAACACTGATCAACATTTCTCTAACTCGGACTACTTTACACTTAGACAGCATCCAAATCATAGATCTGGACTTGCCCACCCCTACAAAAGTCCTCTCAAAAGCTAAAGCTAGGTCAGTCGGATAAAGCTAGAGCTAGAGCTAGGTCAGCCGGGTAAACTCTTTACCGACACCAAAGGAACCCCAAGACGCATGCGCGCGGTGGCCGCCGGCGGGTGGATGGCGATCAGACCGCTTGCGCTTGTACGTCTGGACCACCTCCTGCCTGTCCTTGGCCATCTCCATGTCCTCCCGCTTGACCACCGTGCGCATCACCTCATCTTGCGCATCCGTCTGCCGCTTATCCTCCATGGCTGTCGTCTCGTCTTGCCGCGCTTGTGTGACCAGGCCCCGGTTCCTGCAGTGCTTCCTGATTGAAGTTGTGTGCGCAGGCATCTCAGGCTCGCTGTTTCCTCCGGATGTGCCATGCACAGGCGTCGCGGGATCCTCGTTGCCTCCAGGCGTGCCGTGTGCCGGCACCTCCCCCTGGTTATTTCCTCCAGGCATGCTGCGAGTAGGCATCTCCGCCTGGGTATTTCCTCCAGACGTGCTGAGAGAAGGCGGCCTGTGCACCATCAGTTCTTCCCCCTCCGCGACTATCCCTTTCATGAGCTAGGAGCAAATGTAAAACAGATTAATTAGATTGGAGTGAGTGGCAAGTACATGGATTAGCCATGTAGATTGATCTTCCCAGCATTCACCCAAGTACAGAAGAATACGTTTGGTTTGTGTGATAATCCATGAAAAATGATTAGCATTTAATTGACAACATGTTGTCATACGTTTGGTTTACAGTACTtgtcttgtgtgtttgataaactgTAGGTAAGACTTGTAATAATGAATTTATAACTTGTGATAATGGTGAAAACTGCATTATCTTGCACAACCTCCCAAAAAGACTATGAACGGTACATGCTCAACACTTGATTGTGAAAATGGCAATCAATGATGTGGATAGTACCTGCCAGTCTTTAAAATCGTATCTGAAGACAAAATGGTTGTATTTCACTTCTCCTGAGGCAATTGCACCAGCAGCAGGTGCATTTCTTGGAGCTGTTCCAGTTGATAAGATAATATCAGATACACAACAGGATATACATGATGCGACACCAACAAAAAGAGCAATAAAGCAACAAAGCCCTTACAGAGGATATGATGGCCGTCGTCATTCACATTCATTTCCACTCTGCCGTCTTTAACTAGGAATGACAAGGCAAATATGTTCTCCACCGTTTGGGCAAAGGACATTCTGTTCAGAACAAGGTTTTCAAGTCTTGcttttttcttcttcctcagaACATTA belongs to Triticum urartu cultivar G1812 chromosome 7, Tu2.1, whole genome shotgun sequence and includes:
- the LOC125517964 gene encoding zinc finger CCCH domain-containing protein 44-like, yielding MDAGRKRAVPEGTNGGAAVKRARESESVQTGVGSKSKPCTKFFSTAGCPFGSSCHFLHNFPGGHQAVSKMTNLGGPAVSAPQGRMPMGPGVPDGPPTPSLKTRLCNKFNTAEGCKWGNKCHFAHGERELGKPMLLNNSMAPPMGPRPNGHFQPSPMPGPDMVPPSTFGASATAKISVDASLAGAIIGKGGVNTKHISRMTGAKLAIRDNEADPNHKNIELEGSFDQVNHASAMVKELILRIGGNAPPQAKNPGRGPAGGGGGSNFKTKLCDNFNKGSCTFGDRCHFAHGESELRKSAAA
- the LOC125517963 gene encoding non-structural maintenance of chromosomes element 4 homolog A-like; protein product: MAEGVAEEGRRGEEPEPVTPAAAAAAAEGSQGLEDRRLLRSRYLAVKSQINDEKDQMASADSVKFQSVISQVESLHQHVHNPREQVADAEALLDIASSLAASVRSQSALGITPSHLVAALLNKFGTQGDADGEGASLRWSAVGLAASHVFMAVPGCCTMFGPMTTEVKPRRTHTIRKRTARPSRNDRPEQLADPETTTTDTDRNMAALFNVLRKKKKARLENLVLNRMSFAQTVENIFALSFLVKDGRVEMNVNDDGHHILSPRNAPAAGAIASGEVKYNHFVFRYDFKDWQLMKGIVAEGEELMVHRPPSLSTSGGNTQAEMPTRSMPGGNNQGEVPAHGTPGGNEDPATPVHGTSGGNSEPEMPAHTTSIRKHCRNRGLVTQARQDETTAMEDKRQTDAQDEVMRTVVKREDMEMAKDRQEVVQTYKRKRSDRHPPAGGHRAHASWGSFGVGKEFTRLT